In a single window of the Candidatus Abyssobacteria bacterium SURF_5 genome:
- a CDS encoding beta-N-acetylhexosaminidase — MTSLRERIGELFMIGYPGTDPSAASDLIQRHHVGGIILFTRNIRNAAHAREVCLHLQELRARVSDMPLFIAIDQEGGCVARITEGVTIFPGNMALGATGSEEFARQAGRVTARELAALGITVNFAPVLDISTLPRNPGVGARSFGSDPAMVSRLASAMISGLQENGLCAAAKHFPGLGEARIDSHDDLPVVDHPRARIEKVELAPFRAAVKAGVAFVMTAHCSFPALDETGAPATLSAPLLKDLLRGRMKYEGVVITDCLEMGAVEKRYEAPQSARLAFHAGADMLLICHTREKQVAAIDSLARSAETGEIDEERIDQSSARIRSIKENLKNIPAESAYTPQTKLSEEIAARAVTLVQNENNFVPLRLRHSDRLVVVTPRFEVLTKVEDAAQHNKGFLNEVKRFHQNLTHLEISVRPDAGEIRRTIEKCANADVLIILTYNLHLNPPQRECVQALLDLGRPAVVAAVRDPHDLAFISGAEATIATYSFRKCSLKALAGVLFGKIKAEGSLPIRLQ, encoded by the coding sequence ATGACATCGTTGCGGGAAAGGATCGGCGAGCTCTTCATGATTGGATATCCCGGAACCGATCCGTCCGCCGCGAGCGACCTGATTCAGCGCCACCATGTCGGCGGTATCATCCTCTTCACCAGGAATATCCGCAATGCCGCTCACGCCCGCGAGGTCTGCCTGCATCTGCAGGAATTGCGCGCGCGGGTGAGCGATATGCCGCTCTTTATCGCGATCGACCAGGAAGGCGGCTGCGTCGCGCGGATAACCGAAGGGGTCACGATCTTCCCGGGCAACATGGCGCTCGGAGCGACCGGTTCAGAAGAATTCGCGCGACAGGCAGGACGGGTAACCGCGCGCGAACTCGCGGCGCTCGGCATCACCGTGAACTTTGCGCCGGTCCTCGATATCTCAACGCTTCCGCGAAATCCAGGCGTCGGAGCGCGCTCGTTCGGCTCCGATCCGGCGATGGTGAGCCGGCTCGCCTCAGCTATGATTTCCGGCTTGCAGGAGAACGGGCTCTGCGCCGCCGCCAAACATTTCCCCGGACTCGGCGAAGCAAGAATCGATTCGCACGACGATCTGCCAGTGGTCGATCATCCTCGCGCGCGAATTGAGAAAGTCGAGCTGGCGCCCTTCCGGGCCGCTGTCAAAGCCGGAGTCGCTTTTGTGATGACCGCACACTGTTCGTTTCCCGCATTGGATGAGACCGGTGCGCCGGCCACGTTGTCCGCACCTCTCTTGAAAGACCTGCTACGCGGCCGGATGAAATACGAAGGCGTCGTGATCACTGATTGCCTCGAGATGGGCGCCGTTGAAAAACGGTACGAGGCGCCGCAGTCGGCGCGACTTGCCTTTCACGCCGGAGCGGATATGCTGCTTATCTGTCACACTCGAGAAAAACAGGTCGCCGCAATCGATTCGCTCGCTCGCTCGGCCGAAACCGGTGAGATCGATGAAGAGAGAATTGATCAATCGTCGGCCCGAATCCGATCTATAAAAGAGAACCTGAAAAATATCCCGGCCGAGTCCGCTTATACTCCGCAGACAAAACTAAGCGAAGAGATCGCAGCACGGGCGGTGACACTGGTACAGAATGAAAACAATTTCGTTCCTTTGCGGCTGCGGCACTCGGATCGGCTGGTGGTGGTCACGCCGCGGTTCGAAGTGCTGACAAAGGTGGAGGACGCCGCTCAGCACAACAAAGGATTCCTGAATGAGGTCAAGCGGTTCCATCAGAATCTCACACATCTCGAAATATCTGTCCGACCGGATGCCGGTGAAATCCGCCGGACAATTGAAAAATGCGCGAATGCGGATGTATTAATCATTTTGACATACAACCTCCATTTGAACCCGCCCCAGCGCGAGTGCGTGCAGGCTCTGCTTGACCTCGGGAGACCGGCTGTCGTGGCCGCCGTTCGCGACCCGCACGATCTTGCCTTCATCTCGGGCGCCGAAGCGACCATTGCAACGTACAGCTTCCGCAAATGCTCATTAAAAGCGCTTGCGGGTGTGTTATTCGGGAAAATAAAAGCTGAAGGAAGTCTTCCGATACGGCTTCAGTAG
- a CDS encoding anhydro-N-acetylmuramic acid kinase: MKRLIEIAGLRKRLVVGLMSGTSADGIDAALVEIEGAYTDTNVRVLEFEIYPYPEEIAGAARNLKDGQTRQVCEMNFRLGELFAQAALNIIEKAGLKPADVHLIGSHGQTIYHLPDAPPPARSTLQIGEPCVIAERTGIVTVADFRTRDVAAGGYGAPLIPYADFLLFRKPDKVRALQNIGGIANVSVVPPAQQDVFAFDTGPGNALVDEFVRIITGSKEHFDTNGARARKGRIQKDILEDLLEHPYFDAPPPKTTGRELFGRELAQKLAAATPAKNHADMLATLTALTAHSIKLSYERFVFPKTNVDEVILSGGGCRNVYLVELLQRIFAPIPVTLTDAYGVSADAKEAIGFALLANETISGNPSNLPSATGASHAVVLGKIIL; encoded by the coding sequence ATGAAACGACTGATCGAAATCGCCGGACTCCGCAAGCGGCTGGTCGTTGGCCTGATGTCCGGAACATCCGCCGACGGGATCGACGCGGCGCTGGTCGAGATCGAGGGCGCATATACCGATACGAACGTCCGCGTGCTCGAGTTCGAAATCTATCCGTATCCGGAAGAAATCGCCGGCGCGGCGAGAAATCTTAAGGATGGCCAAACCCGGCAAGTCTGCGAGATGAATTTTCGGCTCGGCGAGCTCTTCGCGCAGGCGGCATTGAATATCATAGAGAAGGCCGGCCTGAAGCCGGCTGACGTGCATCTTATCGGGTCGCATGGACAGACGATTTACCATCTGCCGGATGCTCCGCCGCCCGCTCGCTCGACGCTCCAAATCGGAGAGCCGTGCGTGATCGCCGAGCGTACCGGCATCGTTACCGTCGCGGATTTCCGCACGCGCGACGTCGCCGCCGGCGGATACGGCGCCCCGCTTATCCCCTACGCCGACTTCCTCCTGTTCAGAAAACCCGATAAGGTGCGGGCGCTGCAGAACATTGGCGGCATCGCTAATGTCTCCGTTGTTCCGCCGGCGCAGCAGGATGTGTTCGCGTTCGATACCGGCCCGGGCAACGCATTGGTTGATGAGTTCGTCCGCATAATCACCGGCTCAAAGGAACACTTTGACACAAACGGCGCTCGCGCAAGGAAAGGTCGCATTCAGAAAGATATCCTCGAGGACCTCCTCGAACATCCTTATTTCGACGCGCCGCCCCCGAAAACGACGGGCCGCGAGCTATTCGGGCGGGAACTTGCTCAAAAGCTTGCGGCCGCGACACCGGCGAAGAACCACGCCGACATGCTGGCAACGCTGACGGCGCTGACCGCGCATTCCATCAAGCTGAGCTATGAGCGATTCGTTTTCCCGAAAACGAATGTCGACGAGGTCATTCTCAGCGGAGGTGGCTGTCGGAATGTTTATCTGGTAGAATTACTGCAAAGGATTTTTGCGCCGATTCCCGTCACTCTTACCGATGCGTACGGTGTCTCGGCTGACGCGAAGGAAGCAATCGGTTTCGCGCTTCTCGCGAATGAAACGATAAGTGGAAACCCCTCCAATCTCCCTTCGGCGACGGGGGCATCACACGCAGTTGTGCTGGGCAAAATCATCTTGTAA
- a CDS encoding long-chain-fatty-acid--CoA ligase → MVNAGEWVYKHAIRKPEATAVVVDKRRLTYAQLNERVNRLAHALSGLGIAEGDRAAILSFNSNEYIEFVLALAKLGAIVVPLNYRLAPPELEYILNDSGAKLLVCGSEFSHVYEELRQRVNLERYIITGDSAAEPLLSYEALLARSSAAEPRMAPTGIDTALIVMYTSGTTGRPKGAILTHGNVLFASLNAIQHGNSEGPALICIPMFHVGGLTTQALPTVYRGQPIIFQRYFDPEHALQLIERERVAGMLAVPAVLLFMSQVTSFMEYDLSSMKSFFVGGAPCPVPVLRKYLERGVTIRQGFGMTESTGTGIVLEPEDNERKLGSCGRPMFHCNARVWDDSGRDAAPNAIGELMLRGPVIMKGYWNMPEQTEAAFTDGWFHTGDLARMDDEGYIFIVDRMKDMLITGGENVYPAEVENVIMGHPKVGEVGVIGVPDERWGDSVRAIVVPLPGQSLTAEEIQRFCEGKLARYKIPKSVVFIDALPRNPAGKILKGVLREQQK, encoded by the coding sequence ATGGTAAATGCCGGTGAGTGGGTGTATAAGCATGCAATTCGGAAACCTGAGGCGACAGCCGTTGTTGTTGACAAGAGACGGTTGACATACGCGCAGCTCAACGAGCGCGTGAACCGGTTGGCCCATGCGCTTTCGGGCCTCGGGATAGCGGAGGGCGACCGCGCCGCCATTCTCTCGTTCAACTCGAACGAGTACATCGAATTTGTGCTCGCGCTCGCGAAACTGGGCGCGATCGTGGTTCCGCTGAATTATCGGCTTGCGCCGCCCGAGCTTGAGTACATCCTGAACGATTCGGGCGCAAAGCTGCTGGTGTGCGGCAGCGAGTTTTCTCACGTGTATGAAGAGCTGCGCCAGCGGGTGAATCTGGAGCGTTACATCATTACGGGCGATAGCGCCGCGGAGCCGCTTCTCTCATATGAGGCGCTGCTCGCGCGCTCGTCGGCCGCCGAGCCGCGCATGGCTCCGACCGGAATCGATACGGCGCTCATCGTCATGTACACGTCGGGAACGACCGGCCGGCCGAAGGGAGCGATCCTCACGCACGGCAACGTGTTGTTTGCCTCGCTCAATGCAATCCAGCATGGCAATTCCGAAGGTCCCGCGCTCATCTGCATTCCCATGTTTCACGTCGGCGGCCTCACGACGCAGGCGTTGCCCACGGTCTACCGCGGCCAGCCGATCATATTCCAGCGGTACTTCGATCCCGAGCACGCGCTGCAATTAATCGAGCGCGAGCGCGTCGCGGGAATGCTGGCAGTGCCGGCGGTGCTTCTATTCATGTCGCAGGTGACAAGTTTCATGGAGTACGATCTCAGCTCGATGAAGTCATTTTTTGTCGGTGGCGCCCCGTGTCCCGTGCCAGTTCTGCGGAAGTATCTGGAGCGGGGTGTCACAATTCGTCAAGGATTCGGCATGACGGAAAGCACTGGCACCGGCATCGTTCTCGAGCCGGAGGATAACGAGCGAAAGCTCGGCTCGTGCGGCAGGCCGATGTTCCATTGCAACGCGCGTGTGTGGGACGACAGCGGCAGGGATGCCGCTCCAAACGCCATCGGCGAGCTGATGCTGCGCGGGCCGGTCATCATGAAAGGCTACTGGAATATGCCGGAGCAGACGGAGGCCGCTTTTACCGACGGCTGGTTCCATACCGGTGATCTTGCGAGGATGGACGACGAAGGCTACATCTTCATCGTCGACCGAATGAAGGACATGCTGATAACCGGCGGAGAGAACGTGTATCCGGCCGAGGTCGAGAATGTGATCATGGGGCATCCGAAGGTGGGCGAGGTGGGCGTAATCGGAGTCCCGGACGAGCGGTGGGGCGATAGCGTGCGCGCGATCGTTGTCCCGCTGCCCGGCCAATCGCTTACTGCAGAAGAGATTCAGCGGTTCTGCGAGGGCAAGCTTGCGAGATACAAGATTCCGAAATCCGTCGTGTTTATCGACGCGCTGCCGCGCAATCCGGCCGGCAAAATCCTGAAGGGCGTCCTGCGCGAGCAGCAGAAGTGA